In Fibrobacter sp. UWR2, the sequence GACCGTAAAATGTTCAGTGATAGAAATCACATGTTTATCAGGGATTTCGGGCAAATTCGCACCACCGAACGAGGAGAGAAAACACTTCGTAGAACTTTGTCTATTTTGATAAACGAAGATTTGTAAACATAATGAAACCCTTATGGCGTAAGGGATACAGCGCGGTAAGTTTTTTATAACAGTCTAAAAAGTCTAGGCTAATTTTGTCAAAAAATTACATCAAAACGATTATTTCCGATTTGATTTTTTTCACACCGGTACTTGACACTTTTCGGAAAAATATGTTAATTTATTCAACAGGGGGCGTTTAATAACAAAAAACGAGGTGTATTAACAATGGACAAAATCAATATCAAGATGGATATACGCGGATTCATCCGCTTCTCCAACGAGGCCTTAAAGGAGCTCAAACTCGACAAGAATCCGTTCGCGGATATCGAAGTCGACGTCGAGGGTAAGCGCATCGCTGTCACCCCGACAAAGACTCTCAAGACCTCTTCCTTCCGCTTTATGCCGAACGGCGCTGGCTACCTTCTCTATTTCAAGGGTGCCATGAACGCCACCGGTTTCCAGGTAGCTCCCGGGCCCTATACCATGGTCAAGGAAGGCAACAAGTTCGTGTTTACCGGCAAGGCTCCCGCCAAGAAGAAGGGCGCTTGGCAACCGTTCGCCTGCCGTAACTCTGTCGGCATCCCGATGCTCTCCATCGACAGCCGCGGCACCATCATTTTCGACAAGCGCACCTGCACTGCCGTCGAAACCGCCAAGAACGACACGATGGTCGCCGAATACGATGCCAACAAGAAGGTCTTCACCCTTACCTTCAGTAAGAAGGGATTCATCAACGTCCGTACTATCGCAAGCCACGCCAACGCTTCTTTCATGGGCACGCTTTCCTCTCACGGGATTGCGCTTCCGACCAAGAGCTTCCGTACGTCTTGCAAGATCGACGGTAAGGTGATTACCTTCAGTGTTGCAAACCTGGTCGCCGAACAGAAGGCCAAGGTCAAGGCAGCAAAGGCAAAGAAGTAATCCACAGGCACTAAAATGATAGACGTTCTGAAAGCATTCTACAGCGTGCACTACAACTTCGGCATTCTTGCCATAATCATACTGTTGCTCGGCATTTTCTTCGCCACGAAGAAAATGTGGATCTTCACAGCGATTACGGTGCTCGTTGTCCTGGTCCTCAATATCGCACTCTACAAGATGACGGACGGCAAGTCCTGGACCATCGAGGGTGCTGTCGTGAAAAACCAGTACGGCTCGGAGTACAAGGCAGACCCCATGACCTTCTCCGTGAACAAGAACTGGGTAAACGAGGAAGGCATCGTCGTGGAACGTGGCGACACGGTTCATCACTGGTGCTGGGTTGACCAAATGTGGGAAAACTTCTCGGAGACTGATGTCATCGGTGCCCTATGGGGCGAAAACAAGAGCAAGAAGATGATCAAGGCGTCGGAATCTCACGCCGGTGGTCTCTCCGAATAAATTCGCTCTATAACATTTCCAGGGAAAGCCCGCCTTCTTCCATACGGAGGATGGCGGGTTTCCATATCCACTCCCCCGGAGATGCGACAACGCCGCCTTCCACATCCCAGATGCCCGAGATATGGTGATGGCCATGAATGCAGACATCGCATTTTTTGCGTTTGAGGATCGATGCGCCCCAGCCTAGATATTCCTGAAGGTTGATTTCGCGGGACTCGCCTATCTTGCGGCTGTTCCTACCGACAAAGCGGGCAAGCGCCATCCCCCAGTCGGGGTGAATTTGTTTGAAAAGGAACCGGTTCGGCGGGAAGTCCAGCACACGGCGCATAATGCGGTAACCGAAGTCCGATTTCGCGACACCGTCACCATGGTGGAAATAGACCTTCTTGCCCTGAATTTCAAGGACAAGGCTCCTGTGGACCTGCACGCCTAGTGACTTCGGGAAGAAATCCCCATAGGCAAAGTCATGGTTTCCGCAAAGCAAGTGGACCTCGCAACCCAAGCGGACCAGTTCTCGCAATGCGAAAAACAGTTCAAAATGGTTGCGGTTCACGTAATCGTTGTATTCGTACCAGAATTCAAACAGGTCGCCCACGATTACCAGATGCGACGCCTTCCCACAGATAGATTCCAAGAACTCCACGAGAAGTTTCTCGCGGTCAGCCCGGGCTCCGGGAGGATTTACGCCCAGATGGGCATCGGAAATAAAGTAGGCCGGCAAACTCATCTCGAAGAAAATAGTAAAATAACTATCTTTAAAATAATGAGACATCATGCGTACATTGCTTTGCCAGGGCTGTTAGGAGCAGGGTTGCTCATTGCGGGCTGCTCTATGAACCTTGCGAAATACGACCTGCAGGAATTCCCGAAGACGGTCCCGTTCTTCGAGCCCATATCGATTATCTATGGCGGGGACACCATCCAGTTGGAGGCGAACCTGCAAAGAGCCTACACGCGGGCAGTAGATACCACAAGCTATCCGATGGAAAACTGCCGCGGAGTCGCAAGCATCCAGGCCACCGTCGAGCAGGACGAAAGCCCGAGCGCCTGGAACATCGGGGCGACCATAGTCCCATTCTGGCCCGCGATGCCCGTGAAAGAAACATGGCACTACAACATGGACATGCGCATATTCTGCAACGGCACCCTAACCTTCAAGGCTACATTCGAAGAAAGCGAACATGTCGAAGCCTTCTGGTACGGCAAGATGCGTGCCGACCTCGTGAACGACGCCTCGCAGGAAATGCACCGCAAGCTCATGGAACGCATCCGGTACGAGACTCAACTCGGAAGGCGCACGGACCTCAATTCTGCGCAGGATTTTTAGCATGCACACTCTATATATTGTCGCGACCCCCATCGGGAACATGGAAGACATCACCTATCGCGCCGTACGGATCTTGAAGGAAGTCCCGCTCGTGCTCGCCGAAGATACGCGACACACCCGCGTGCTGTTTGACAACTACAGCATCAACACGCCGATGGAAGCCTACCATGACTTCAACAAGGAGAAGGTGACTCCGAAGTACGTGGAATACCTGAAGAACGAGGGCGATATCGCGCTCGTGAGCGACGCCGGTACCCCGGGCGTTGCCGATCCGGCATTCAACTTGGTCCGTGAATGCGTACGCGAAGGCATAGACGTGCGGGCTATCCCCGGCCCCTGCGCGATGATTACCGCACTGGTTTCTAGCGGCATGCCTACCGACCACTTTACCTTCCAGTACTTCTCGCCCAAGAAGAGCGCCCAGCGCATCCACCTGCTCGAAAAACTGAAGGACGAGGAAGCGACCCAGATCTTTTACGCAAGCCCGCACAACATCGACAAGTTCGTCGAGGAAATCGGCCAGGTTTTCGGTGAAATCAAGATTGCCCTGATGCGCGAACTCACCAAGAAGTTCGAGGAACACCTCATCGGCACGCCGGCAGAAATTACCGCGCACTTCAAGGCGCACCCACCCAAGGGCGAGTTCGTGCTGATTTTCAACCCGAAAGATAAAAGCGGACTGTAAAAACGTATGATGGACAAGATTAAGAATTTGTTTTACTCGCTCCCGAAAATTTACTGGATTTATTTTGCGGTCCTTTTTGTTGCAGAAGCAATCGGCTTTGCGCTCCGGCCCAACGAACCGGGGCTCTACACGGAACCCGCACAATTCGCTCCGCTCGCCATTGCGCTCGGGTTCCTGTTCACGCGCGAAGCCCGCAAGCATTTCCGCAGGCACATCTACACCTACGGCATATCGCAGTTTCTGTTCCTTGCTCTTGACTATACCCTCGGCGATGCGAACGGGGCTGGACATGCGGGGCTTTACCAAATTGCCACCACATTTGTTCCGCTGTTCATCTTCTGGCTCGTACTGTTCGCCCGCTGGAACGTGGCACGATTCCGTGAGTTCGACTCCCGCAGGGCGCTTTTGCTCAGCATAATCGCGTGGGGGCTTTTCGGATTCGCCTTCCCGCCGCTCCCGCTCGGGCCCGCAGCACTCGTGCTTCTCGTACCGTGGTTTTTGGTGCTCAATCGCTACAACAGAAACACCGCGATATTCGCAACTTTCTGGTCGGGCATGGTGTACAACACCATCAACTACTACTGGATCTACAACGTAATGAACGTGGAGACGGCTCCCTCCGGGCTTATCTGCCTGGGCGTCATGCTCCTCATCGCGTTCTTCAGCGCCTACAGTGTTTTCGCTGCATTCATCTACACGCTCGCCAAGAACATCAAGTTCGGCGGCCGCGCCTGGCTGCTCGCACTCTACCCCATATTCTATGCAGGCCTCGAGATGACGCGCACCCGCGGAGACTTCGCCTTCCCGTGGAGCCACTTGGGTTACGTCTTCGGAAACACGCTTGAATCACTGCAGGCACTCTCCGTCATCGGCATCTTCGGGTATACCGCACTCATCATCGCTTCCAATATGGCGGTAGCGAAGGCCATCGAAGGCCCGTGGAAATTGTCCGCTGGCGAAAACCGCACGAAGTTCATTCTCGCGAAACTCCCGCTGGCCGTGCCCGCGCTGGTGTACGCCGTGCTCCTGATCCACGGGAGCATCGTACTCGGCAAACCCGAGGCACAGCCCTTCTATGGCGCCGACGCGCAGGACACTCCCCAGATGGCGCTGATACAGCCGAGCATCGAGCAGGGAGAAAAGTGGAGCAAGGCACGCTTTGACTCCATCACAGCAAAGACATTCGGCATGGTGAACGACAGCGTGCAGAAGGGCACCGACCTCATCATCCTCGCTGAAACTGCCGTTCCCGACCACATCCGCAGGCAACCCGCGACAATCCGGGAACTGCATCACCTGGCCGTACGGCACAACGCAGGCATCCTCACAGGCGCACTTGACTTCCACCGCAACGAACCGGGAAGCCCGCGCAAGTACGACATCTACAACGCGTCGTTCCTGTTCACGCCCGACAATTTCCATTCTTACCAGCGCTACATCAAGAAGCACCTGGTACCCTTCAGCGAGCGCATTCCCTTCGACGACATCTTCCCCATCCTCAACTACGTGGACCTGGGCGAAGGCGACTTCGTTCCCGGCAAAGAAACACCTGTGTACGAGCCGTTCAAGTGGACGCCCTTCATCTGCTACGACGCGATATTCGGCGACCTTGTGCGAGAAGCCATCAATGCGGGCTCGCGCCTGATGGTGAACATCACGAATGACGGCTGGTTCGGCCGCAGCACCGCTCCCTACCAGCACCTGAACCTGGTACGCTACCGCGCCATCGAGAACGGCATACCAACCGCAAGGCTTGCGAACAGCGGTATCTCAGCATTCATCGACCAGTACGGCCACTACGACCTGAACACGGACATCTTCGTAGACGCCGTCATCCAGCGCAAGATGCAGCTCAAGACCCGCGATACGCCCTACCAGCACTACGGCGACAGCGTAGAGACCGCCCTCCTGTGGTTCTTCGCCATCTACGTGCTGGCATGCGCTGTTCTGGCATACATCAATAAATGCAGAAAAACCATGCACAAATGAGCAAACTTTTGCTATATTTGGCGCGATGAATTTCGGAAAGTACGGCAACACCTGGTGGTGCGAAAAATGGCTGGAAGGCCTTTTCCGCTCATGCGACGAGCAGACTGTACTGCAGGGCATGCGCTTCGTGGAGCGCGGCCAGGTCACGAGCATCGACATCATCGATAACCGCGTGATTTCCGTAGTGAAGGGCCCGAACGGCGGGCTCCACAACAACTACATCGTATTCCCGAAATTCCACGACGAAAAGATTGGCATATTCATCAACCTGCTAAAGCAGCAGCCTTCCGAAATGCTCGCGCTCGAAAACGGCGCGATGAACCCGCCCATAGAACTCCTGCTCGCAAAGAGCGGAATCAGCCTTTTCGACAACGGCGAAGAGGTGAAGATGGGCTGCGACTGCCGCGACCCTGTCCCGTGCAAGTACATCGCCGCGACCTTCCTCAAGATTGCCGAGATGGCATGTTCCGATCCGTCGCTTCTGTTCAAGCTGCACGGGCTCGACCTCGCCCACTACAAGAACTCGCCTGCCATCCAGTCCGACCTCGACGCGCCCTACGAGAAGAACATCGTGCGCACATCGGGAGGCAAGAACAAGATTTTCGAGGAGAAGGTCGACAACAGTCTCGACTTTGCCGAAGACGCGAGCACGAGCTTGTTCGCAAATTCCCCACAGAACGTTTCGCGCACGCCGCCGCAGCACCTGCCGGTATTCAACTATAACGAGTGGAAGGACTACTCGCGCATACTGCCCGCCATGTTGCAGAACTTCCCGTCGTTCTGCACCGCGGGCAACTTCCGCAAGAGCTATACCGACGAACTGGAAGGCTGCCGCAAGTTCTTTTTGAATTACGAAAGTTTCGATATTTTTGCCGAACACTTCCGTGCGAACAACGCGAAGACATTCCTGATGGAAAAGGAGAACTTGCGCCTGTTCCACAAGGACGGCTGGCGCTGGTATTTCGAACAGTCGGGAGAAAGCGGGAACGTCATTAAGAGCGGGCTCAGCGTTTCGAGCGTGATGGGCGCGCTGTGCTGCCTCGACAAAGGGAACCTCTCCTGGCACAGCTATACCGTACGGTACCTGCTGCAGCTCCTGAACGTTGCATATAACCTTGTACGAACAGGTGCCATCTACCCGCAGGTATTATGGATAGGCAAGGACGTCGCGCAGATGCGCTGGATGCCCGCCGAAATGCTGCCCGATATTTTGGGGATTGTCGCAGACCTCGAAGCCGCCGTCCCGCCGCATTTCGCCTTCACCGCAAAAGAAGACGAGTTTGTCGAGATTGCAGAACCCGCGGAACATGTGCTTTCGCTGTTCATCTCGCAGCTGCTGCGGTTCGCGCATACCTACAAGGCGCCCCTCAAGACAAACCACGGAAACTTGCTAGCCTTCTTCTTCAACTGCGTCTCGGGAAAGCTCGCCAACAGCGCGCACGCCATCCCCGGCAAAATCCAGAAGTGGTTTTCCGTCTATTCGAGCCTCGATTTCCGCACGCAACTGCTATTCAAGTGCTACGAAAGCGGCGAGCAGGTCGCACTCGAAGTTTTCATTATCGATACAGACAAGTTTACACCGCTTTCTGCCTTATTCGAAGAAAACGATGCGCGGCTCCTCTCGATTCTGAACATCCTGAACGGCATCGCCGATTCCTTCAAGCCGATGGGAGCATACATCGAGAACCGCGCGGCCTCCCCCATCATGATGCAGGGAGCCGTACTGCTCCAGTTCTTGCAGGATTGCCTCAAGAAGCTCGAGATTTTCGGCATCAAGACCGAAATCCCGAAGAACCTGATGAACGTGGGCAAGCCCAAACCCAAGATTCGCCTGCAGGGGAGCATGAGCTTTGGCGCGTTTACCGCGAACGACCTGCTCGATTTTGACTGGGAAGTGGCGATTGGCGACGAGAACGTGTCGGCGGAAGAATTCCTGGAACTTGCCGAGAATGCAGACGGACTGCTGAAATACAAGTCACAGTACGTCGAGGTGAGCGCCGAGGACCTGCAACGCATCCGCGAACAGATTGAAGGCCGCGCGAAAGGCGACAAGGGCGCGAAAGGCCCCGATGCGGGTGTGGAAGGCTCTGCGGGTAAAGACGGCGCAGGTTCCGCCGCAGGCAATGAAAGCGCGGACAGCGAAAATGCAGACGACGCCCCGGTCATCACGCAGGCGAAACTCGTGCAGGCTTGCTTCACCGGGGAATGCGACGGCATCCCGGTCGACATGGCGGGCGAATTCAAGCAGCAGTTCGATTCCTGGCGCAGCGAAACCGAAGTCGCCCTCCCCGAACACCTGAACGCAACCATGCGCCCCTACCAGGTGCGCGGCTACTCGTGGATGTACAAGAACCTCGAAATCGGTTTCGGCTGCATCCTCGCCGACGACATGGGCCTCGGAAAGACCCTCCAGGTCATCGCATTCCTCCTCAAGATGCACGAAGAAGGCAAGTTCGCCGAAAGGAAGGCGCTCGTGGTGATGCCCGCGGGCCTACTGTGCAACTGGCAGGTCGAAATCAAGAAGTTCGCGCCAGACCTCACGTTCTTCGCCTACCACGGCGGGAGCCGAGACCTCGAGAAATTCCACGCCGACGTGCTGCTCACCACCTACGCCACGTTCCGCAAGGACTTTGACGAACTGAACGAGCGTGAATGGCAGGTAATCGTCATCGACGAAGCGCAGAACATCAAGAACGCGGACAGCGAGCAGAGCAGGCTATTGCGCCGCATGCGCGCCCCCATGAAAATCGCGATGAGCGGCACCCCCGTCGAGAACCGACTCATGGAATTCTGGACCATCATGGACTTCGCGAACCGCGGGTTCTTCCCGAGCGCGGCCGAGTTCCGCGAAAAGTTCGAGACGCCCATCCAGAAAATGGGCAACGAGAAGGTGGCGGAAACGTTCCGCAAGATTACGGCACCCTTCATGCTGCGCCGCCTCAAGACCGACAAGAGCATCATCAGCGACTTGCCCGA encodes:
- a CDS encoding UDP-2,3-diacylglucosamine diphosphatase; amino-acid sequence: MSLPAYFISDAHLGVNPPGARADREKLLVEFLESICGKASHLVIVGDLFEFWYEYNDYVNRNHFELFFALRELVRLGCEVHLLCGNHDFAYGDFFPKSLGVQVHRSLVLEIQGKKVYFHHGDGVAKSDFGYRIMRRVLDFPPNRFLFKQIHPDWGMALARFVGRNSRKIGESREINLQEYLGWGASILKRKKCDVCIHGHHHISGIWDVEGGVVASPGEWIWKPAILRMEEGGLSLEML
- the rsmI gene encoding 16S rRNA (cytidine(1402)-2'-O)-methyltransferase, producing MHTLYIVATPIGNMEDITYRAVRILKEVPLVLAEDTRHTRVLFDNYSINTPMEAYHDFNKEKVTPKYVEYLKNEGDIALVSDAGTPGVADPAFNLVRECVREGIDVRAIPGPCAMITALVSSGMPTDHFTFQYFSPKKSAQRIHLLEKLKDEEATQIFYASPHNIDKFVEEIGQVFGEIKIALMRELTKKFEEHLIGTPAEITAHFKAHPPKGEFVLIFNPKDKSGL
- the lnt gene encoding apolipoprotein N-acyltransferase, whose translation is MMDKIKNLFYSLPKIYWIYFAVLFVAEAIGFALRPNEPGLYTEPAQFAPLAIALGFLFTREARKHFRRHIYTYGISQFLFLALDYTLGDANGAGHAGLYQIATTFVPLFIFWLVLFARWNVARFREFDSRRALLLSIIAWGLFGFAFPPLPLGPAALVLLVPWFLVLNRYNRNTAIFATFWSGMVYNTINYYWIYNVMNVETAPSGLICLGVMLLIAFFSAYSVFAAFIYTLAKNIKFGGRAWLLALYPIFYAGLEMTRTRGDFAFPWSHLGYVFGNTLESLQALSVIGIFGYTALIIASNMAVAKAIEGPWKLSAGENRTKFILAKLPLAVPALVYAVLLIHGSIVLGKPEAQPFYGADAQDTPQMALIQPSIEQGEKWSKARFDSITAKTFGMVNDSVQKGTDLIILAETAVPDHIRRQPATIRELHHLAVRHNAGILTGALDFHRNEPGSPRKYDIYNASFLFTPDNFHSYQRYIKKHLVPFSERIPFDDIFPILNYVDLGEGDFVPGKETPVYEPFKWTPFICYDAIFGDLVREAINAGSRLMVNITNDGWFGRSTAPYQHLNLVRYRAIENGIPTARLANSGISAFIDQYGHYDLNTDIFVDAVIQRKMQLKTRDTPYQHYGDSVETALLWFFAIYVLACAVLAYINKCRKTMHK
- a CDS encoding SNF2-related protein, encoding MNFGKYGNTWWCEKWLEGLFRSCDEQTVLQGMRFVERGQVTSIDIIDNRVISVVKGPNGGLHNNYIVFPKFHDEKIGIFINLLKQQPSEMLALENGAMNPPIELLLAKSGISLFDNGEEVKMGCDCRDPVPCKYIAATFLKIAEMACSDPSLLFKLHGLDLAHYKNSPAIQSDLDAPYEKNIVRTSGGKNKIFEEKVDNSLDFAEDASTSLFANSPQNVSRTPPQHLPVFNYNEWKDYSRILPAMLQNFPSFCTAGNFRKSYTDELEGCRKFFLNYESFDIFAEHFRANNAKTFLMEKENLRLFHKDGWRWYFEQSGESGNVIKSGLSVSSVMGALCCLDKGNLSWHSYTVRYLLQLLNVAYNLVRTGAIYPQVLWIGKDVAQMRWMPAEMLPDILGIVADLEAAVPPHFAFTAKEDEFVEIAEPAEHVLSLFISQLLRFAHTYKAPLKTNHGNLLAFFFNCVSGKLANSAHAIPGKIQKWFSVYSSLDFRTQLLFKCYESGEQVALEVFIIDTDKFTPLSALFEENDARLLSILNILNGIADSFKPMGAYIENRAASPIMMQGAVLLQFLQDCLKKLEIFGIKTEIPKNLMNVGKPKPKIRLQGSMSFGAFTANDLLDFDWEVAIGDENVSAEEFLELAENADGLLKYKSQYVEVSAEDLQRIREQIEGRAKGDKGAKGPDAGVEGSAGKDGAGSAAGNESADSENADDAPVITQAKLVQACFTGECDGIPVDMAGEFKQQFDSWRSETEVALPEHLNATMRPYQVRGYSWMYKNLEIGFGCILADDMGLGKTLQVIAFLLKMHEEGKFAERKALVVMPAGLLCNWQVEIKKFAPDLTFFAYHGGSRDLEKFHADVLLTTYATFRKDFDELNEREWQVIVIDEAQNIKNADSEQSRLLRRMRAPMKIAMSGTPVENRLMEFWTIMDFANRGFFPSAAEFREKFETPIQKMGNEKVAETFRKITAPFMLRRLKTDKSIISDLPDKIIQDEYAELTKPQAALYQKTLEHFMQELEMEQALSEKANDAHALFKRKGIILQMILALKQICNHPATFLKGAAAASQEKVAEPAEATPAENAPTTSAPVLSSGKMQMLLDLLTSIQEQGEKTLIFTQFAEMGFLLEKTITEELGLRTHFYHGGCTQTQRTSMIEDFQKNPECKVLILSLKAGGTGLNLTAASQVIHYDLWWNPAIEAQATDRAFRIGQTRNVQVHRFITKGTFEEKINALLETKKSIANMTVSAGETWLADMDDKQLGEVFGLDNTLV